A portion of the Glandiceps talaboti chromosome 13, keGlaTala1.1, whole genome shotgun sequence genome contains these proteins:
- the LOC144444864 gene encoding calcium-activated chloride channel regulator 1-like has product MGFKNSVKISTVFFLWTTYFLASDVEGNSNPINIIDNGYETVLVAIHEAIPEDPLLIERIKDIFTSASYHLHQATLHRAFYREVTILIPRTWSDDLTEAVATTERFDIANVIVDQPNPEYGDSPYTRQIRGCGEPGEFIHFTERWVKDEEYSTLYWGDSGKVVVHEWAHLRWGVFDEYPVDDHEYFYYDENGHVQPTRCSESVTGESLNIHNGYKKCNTNPESGVMPEPGCRFFPASNSDVSASYMYANYLDSVTTFCHSRSDGDPKTKHNRLAINKQNNECSYQSAWDVMLNHDDFVEGANPPREELDTTPSFRVVQEVDLRVVLVLDKSGSMNDHKRLDLLLQASSVYIGYTVPNNTWVGIVQFSSSDCTRNLSDLVQVNNQETRQQLIDKLPKTASGGTCIGCGLLEGIKVLEKGGRSAAGGIIFLVGDGEEKNGPYIEDVIDDLIEKEVIVDTMAQSDEADQGLANLSAQTGGYAYWYSESDVSTAMHDGFTDSITSRVGYRPDTPIQLASYKTKIEKYHVYQSELMIDSTIGRHTVFFIFWDLNRNTPVEAVIRAPDGTVFDKNSEEYQVEHDKNTIAVTIPGLAQAGIWNYTISNPDSVKQTVEIKIESKSVSLTSQPLTLSSTTSSDIITESPPSVVIYADLSQGFNPVTKATVTALIELPDYSVVEMPLLDEGVGADLTKHDGVYSAYFLDFINVHCQTVCRYEVQVVADNKDGTAEIIVMGHTGAMATDYSVIPTKGESVPIGDFRRVTSGESFMVDKNVKIPPKGLDVIRPARISDFRSPASDYDGKTFTLRWTAMGNDLDKGTADHYDLRSSNSFNEILDKFENASNVQNDDLITGTLSSPLPAGTEETVVVFLPNSDAGKTYYFGIRAVDAAGNEGAISNIAQNAIVMTPRDDLANWEIFLILSGIIIAILIIIIVIICTSRYRKAKRKERDLESSYTGFKNEFNERRITTCHH; this is encoded by the exons ATGGGTTTTAAAAATTCAGTCAAGATCTCTACAGTATTTTTTCTATGGACTACATACTTCTTGGCATCCGATGTAGAAGGCAATAGCAATCCAATTAATATAATTGACAATGGATACGAGACAGTGTTGGTAGCCATACACGAGGCTATACCTGAAGATCCACTCCTCATTGAACGCATTAAG GATATTTTTACGAGCGCATCTTATCACCTCCACCAAGCCACTTTACATCGCGCGTTTTATCGTGAAGTCACTATTCTCATACCGAGGACTTGGAGTGATGACCTGACAGAAGCTGTAGCCACAACGGAACGATTTGACATTGCAAACGTCATTGTCGATCAACCTAACCCAGAATATGGAGACAGTCCGTACACTCGTCAGATACGTGGTTGTGGAGAACCAGGGGAGTTTATTCACTTCACTGAACGCTGGGTCAAAGACGAAGAGTATAGTACGCTCTACTGGGGAGATTCAG GTAAAGTGGTAGTTCATGAATGGGCTCATCTCAGATGGGGTGTATTTGATGAATACCCTGTCGACGACCATGAATATTTTTACTATGACGAAAATGGTCACGTTCAGCCAACCAGATGCTCCGAATCAGTCACGGGGGAATCACTTAACATTCATAACGGATACAAGAAATGTAACACAAACCCGGAATCAGGAGTTATGCCAGAACCAGGATGTAGGTTTTTCCCAGCATCAAACAGTGATGTTTCTGcgtcatacatgtatgctaattaTTTAGATTCG GTTACTACATTCTGCCACAGTAGAAGTGACGGGGATCCAAAAACCAAACACAATCGTCTtgcaataaacaaacaaaataacgaATGTAGTTATCAGAGTGCATGGGATGTAATGCTAAACCACGATGACTTCGTAGAGGGCGCTAATCCACCAAGAGAGGAGTTGGACACCACACCATCGTTTAGGGTCGTACAAGAAGTCGATCTGAGAGTTGTTCTTGTACTTGACAAGTCCGGTAGCATGAACGAT CACAAGCGATTAGACCTCCTTCTACAGGCATCTAGTGTCTACATTGGTTACACAGTCCCTAATAACACCTGGGTTGGTATAGTGCAGTTCTCTAGTTCTGACTGTACTAGGAATCTGTCTGACTTAGTCCAAGTGAACAATCAGGAAACAAGACAACAGTTAATCGACAAATTACCAAAAACAGCATCTGGTGGTACTTGTATTGGATGTGGACTGTTAGAAGGTATCAAG GTTCTGGAGAAAGGGGGTAGGAGTGCTGCAGGCGGTATCATATTCCTCGTCGGGGATGGCGAAGAGAAAAATGGACCATATATTGAGGATGTAATAGATGATTTGATAGAGAAAGAAGTTATCGTGGATACCATGGCTCAAAGTGATGAAGCAGATCAAGGTTTAGCCAATTTATCAGCTCAAACTGGTGGCTATGCTTACTGGTATTCAGAGAGTGACGTATCAACTGCAATGCATGATGGGTTTACTGACAGCATCACAAGTCGTGTTGGCTACAGACCGGATACTCCAATACAG CTTGCCAGTTACAAAACGAAGATTGAAAAGTATCATGTATATCAAAGTGAATTGATGATAGATTCCACTATTGGTAGACACACCGTGTTCTTTATATTTTGGGATCTAAATCGAAACACGCCAGTAGAGGCGGTCATCCGGGCACCAGATGGTACAGTATTTGATAAAAACTCGGAAGAATATCAAGTTGAACATGACAAAAATACTATAGCCGTGACAATCCCAGGATTAGCCCAG gCAGGAATATGGAACTACACCATTAGTAATCCCGACTCAGTAAAACAAACGGTAGAAATAAAGATCGAGTCTAAATCGGTCAGTTTAACTTCACAACCTTTGACATTATCATCTACAACTTCCAGTGACATCATCACGGAATCACCTCCATCAGTTGTAATCTATGCTGACCTTAGCCAAGGTTTTAATCCAGTTACCAAGGCAACAGTCACTGCCTTGATCGAACTACCTGATTACAGTGTCGTCGAAATGCCATTATTAGACGAAGGTGTAG GTGCTGATTTGACTAAACATGATGGTGTGTACTCAGCCTATTTCCTGGATTTTATTAACGTACACTGTCAAACTGTCTGTCGGTATGAAGTACAAGTAGTGGCTGATAATAAAGATGGTACAGCTGAGATCATAGTAATGGGGCATACGGGTGCCATGGCAACTGATTATT CTGTCATCCCCACAAAGGGAGAGTCGGTTCCAATCGGTGATTTCCGACGAGTGACATCGGGAGAATCGTTTATGGTCgataaaaatgttaaaattccGCCGAAAGGTTTAGATGTAATCCGTCCAGCAAGAATATCAGATTTCAGGAGTCCAGCTTCTGATTATGATGGAAAAACTTTTACTCTTCGCTGGACTGCGATGGGCAATGACCTAGATAAAGGGACAG CTGACCATTATGACTTACGGAGTTCCAATTCCTTCAATGAAATCTTGGATAAATTTGAGAATGCGTCGAACGTTCAAAATGATGATTTAATCACTGGGACGTTATCGTCACCGCTACCAGCTGGCACAGAGGAAACTGTGGTCGTGTTTCTACCAAACAGTGACGCGGGGAAAACGTATTATTTCGGTATTCGAGCTGTTGATGCTGCTGGCAATGAGGGCGCTATATCTAACATAGCCCAGAATGCTATTGTCATGACCCCGAGAGATGACCTGGCGAACTGGGAAATATTCCTTATTCTTTCGGGAATAATCATCGCCATTCTCATAATTATCATCGTTATTATTTGCACCAGTCGGTACAGGAAAGCTAAAAGAAAGGAAAGAGACTTGGAAAGTTCTTACACAGGATTCAAGAATGAGTTTAATGAAAGACGCATTACTACATGCCACCATTAG